One window from the genome of Rariglobus hedericola encodes:
- the flgC gene encoding flagellar basal body rod protein FlgC, whose amino-acid sequence MNLISGIDITTGALNAQKTRLDIVAQNIANTQTTRGPDGRAYQRRVVSFETQLMRQQQAAGQSLQSVKVAQITTDKTPGQRIYDPQHPDAGADGMVQMPNVNLAFEMVDLITASRAYEANLSVVKNARQMAMKTLEIGK is encoded by the coding sequence ATGAATCTTATCTCCGGAATCGATATCACCACCGGCGCGCTCAACGCCCAGAAGACCCGCCTTGATATTGTCGCGCAGAATATCGCCAACACCCAGACGACCCGTGGTCCCGATGGTCGTGCTTACCAGAGGCGTGTAGTCTCCTTTGAAACCCAGCTCATGCGCCAGCAGCAGGCGGCGGGTCAGTCCCTCCAGTCGGTGAAAGTGGCCCAGATCACCACCGACAAGACCCCGGGCCAGCGCATCTACGATCCCCAGCATCCGGATGCCGGTGCGGATGGCATGGTGCAGATGCCCAACGTGAATCTCGCCTTTGAAATGGTCGATCTGATCACCGCATCCCGCGCGTATGAGGCGAATCTTTCGGTCGTGAAAAACGCCCGTCAGATGGCGATGAAAACCCTCGAAATCGGAAAATAA